One window of the Conexibacter sp. SYSU D00693 genome contains the following:
- a CDS encoding MFS transporter codes for MPAAPNTRTLLAIILGAYFMIILDVSVVVTALPSIDDALHFSDAALSWVQNAYTLTFGGLLLLGARMGDLLGRRRVFVAGIGLFTAASLVGGFAGSPEVLLAARAVQGVGAAIAAPATLAILMLNFPEGPERLRAVGLYGAVAGGGGSVGLVLGGLVTDVVSWRWGLWLNVPVGLALIAAIPRVIPETPRSTGRFDVAGALTATVGISALVYGFVRAAEDGWGEAGTVAAFVAGVLLTGAFLAIERRAEQPITPLHLFAHRQRAGAYLGRVLMVGGVFSSFFFLSQFLQGVRGFSALETGVAFLAQTLPLFLMSRTVPWWTARFGSFRVLVGGLAAGVVGMAWLSRVGADGSFLLEVALPLAVIGSGMGLAFIPITQAGLVEVPLQDAGAASGLVNVAHQVGGSLGLAVLVTVFTSADTLTEGVEHALTGSVLFLAAALVVAVTMLRPAREPAAVPAVVTARA; via the coding sequence ATGCCTGCTGCCCCGAACACGAGGACGCTCCTCGCGATCATCCTCGGCGCCTACTTCATGATCATCCTCGACGTCTCGGTGGTCGTCACCGCCCTGCCGAGCATCGACGACGCCCTGCACTTCTCCGACGCCGCGCTGTCGTGGGTGCAGAACGCCTACACCCTGACCTTCGGCGGCCTGCTCCTGCTCGGGGCGCGGATGGGCGACCTGCTCGGCCGCCGCCGCGTCTTCGTGGCCGGCATCGGCCTCTTCACCGCCGCGTCGCTCGTGGGCGGCTTCGCCGGCTCGCCCGAGGTCCTGCTCGCCGCCCGCGCGGTCCAGGGCGTCGGCGCCGCGATCGCCGCCCCGGCCACGCTCGCGATCCTCATGCTCAACTTCCCCGAGGGCCCCGAGCGCCTGCGGGCCGTCGGCCTCTACGGCGCGGTCGCGGGCGGCGGCGGCAGCGTCGGGCTCGTGCTCGGCGGCCTGGTCACCGACGTCGTCTCGTGGCGCTGGGGCCTGTGGCTCAACGTCCCCGTCGGCCTGGCCCTCATCGCGGCCATCCCGCGCGTCATCCCCGAGACGCCGCGCAGCACCGGCCGCTTCGACGTCGCCGGCGCGCTCACGGCGACGGTCGGCATCTCCGCGCTGGTCTACGGCTTCGTGCGCGCGGCCGAGGACGGCTGGGGCGAAGCGGGGACGGTGGCCGCCTTCGTCGCGGGCGTGCTGCTGACCGGCGCCTTCCTGGCGATCGAGCGGCGGGCCGAGCAGCCGATCACCCCGCTGCACCTGTTCGCCCACCGCCAGCGCGCCGGCGCGTACCTCGGACGCGTGCTCATGGTCGGCGGCGTCTTCTCGTCGTTCTTCTTCCTCAGCCAGTTCCTGCAGGGCGTGCGCGGCTTCAGCGCGCTGGAGACCGGCGTGGCCTTCCTGGCCCAGACGCTGCCCCTGTTCCTGATGAGCCGGACCGTCCCCTGGTGGACCGCCCGCTTCGGCAGCTTCCGGGTGCTCGTCGGCGGCCTGGCCGCGGGGGTCGTCGGCATGGCGTGGCTCAGCCGCGTCGGCGCCGACGGGTCGTTCCTCCTGGAGGTGGCGCTGCCGCTGGCGGTCATCGGCTCGGGGATGGGGCTGGCGTTCATCCCGATCACCCAGGCGGGGCTCGTCGAGGTGCCGCTGCAGGACGCCGGCGCCGCGTCGGGCCTGGTCAACGTCGCCCACCAGGTCGGCGGGTCGCTGGGCCTCGCGGTCCTCGTGACGGTGTTCACGTCCGCCGACACCCTGACCGAGGGCGTGGAGCACGCGCTCACCGGCAGCGTGCTGTTCCTCGCCGCAGCGCTCGTGGTCGCGGTGACGATGCTCCGTCCCGCGCGCGAGCCCGCCGCGGTCCCCGCGGTGGTGACCGCGCGGGCCTGA
- a CDS encoding TetR/AcrR family transcriptional regulator gives MSETEVPTAKPKRADAQRNRARLVGAARELFAEGGKDVSLEAIARRADVGIGTLYRNFPTRRHLLEEAYREEVAAMAARAADFSDQEPWEGLRGWLHELSGYMTTKKAIGAELMADGGMDNDVFSSCRGMLDVAGQGLIDRAIDAGIVRPGTTWVDVGKMVSGISGIPNADPGQVERILDTALDGLRYQPRD, from the coding sequence ATGAGCGAGACCGAAGTCCCCACTGCCAAGCCCAAGCGCGCCGACGCCCAGCGCAATCGCGCGCGGCTCGTCGGCGCCGCGCGCGAGCTGTTCGCCGAGGGCGGGAAGGACGTCTCGCTCGAGGCGATCGCCCGCCGCGCCGACGTGGGCATCGGCACGCTGTACCGCAACTTCCCGACCCGGCGCCACCTGCTCGAGGAGGCCTACCGCGAGGAGGTCGCCGCGATGGCGGCCCGCGCCGCGGACTTCTCCGACCAGGAGCCGTGGGAGGGCCTGCGCGGGTGGCTGCACGAGCTCAGCGGCTACATGACCACGAAGAAGGCCATCGGCGCCGAGCTCATGGCCGACGGCGGCATGGACAACGACGTCTTCAGCTCCTGCCGCGGGATGCTCGACGTCGCCGGCCAGGGCCTGATCGACCGCGCCATCGACGCCGGGATCGTGCGCCCCGGGACCACCTGGGTCGACGTCGGCAAGATGGTGAGCGGCATCTCGGGCATCCCGAACGCGGACCCCGGCCAGGTCGAGCGGATCCTCGACACCGCGCTCGACGGCCTGCGCTACCAGCCGCGCGACTGA